CCACATCTGGTGCTGGAACAGAGGTAGTGAGTGTAAGGAGCTTCAGTGTACCCCCTCCTAGTGTAGCAGGACAGGGCCAGCTTGGAGTTCAGCAGGGTGGACAGCAGACAGGGCAGGTTTATCAGCCATACCCAGCAGCTTCTCCcaacaacccacccatgtacaaccctcacatgccaccaccctcacatccccAGCCACCACCTAGTAATGTTTATACTCagattccaccaccaccagtgctgcctcATGGAGCCACAGTATACGTAGCCAACTGTCATGTAAATTTGTCGCCATATGGTGGTGCACAAACACAGGTTCCTGTATTGACCTCTACACCTGGACCGTCACAGTCCCCACCGCCACCCGCACTTGTGCCATCAATTCCAATTATGCAAGAGCCAGCTGCTGTCCATATACCCCCAGTCAAGTCAATACCTGAGGGTAAACCAGAATATGAGAGTAGGAGGTACGAACCATTTCGATTAAATCACAGGGGGCGTGGACGTGGACGAGGACGCGGGAAGCGCATCAATGCCGAGAGAAGTAATTCTGTTAATAGTGAACATTCAGGTTACGGAGGAGATAAACATTATCCAGAAAACTTGGGACCACCACCATATGGAGCCATGCCCGGGCAGTACGTATACCCAAATGTGCAGTACCCGTTACGAGGTGGTGGTTATCCCCCGTACCCTAATGTACCAGCTGCACAAACAGTTCAAGGCTTACCTCTCATGTACAGTCAGCCACAGCAGTACTCTCAGTACGTACAGTACCAGGCACACAGCTCCGGTCATTTGGTTCCCTACCAGCAGCAGCCTGGACCTCCTGGTGCCCAGCATCCCACTGCTCTCCAGCACATGCACCATCAGCATCCACATCAGTTGcctcaccagcctccccaccaccagcaaccacctcaccatcagcagcaACACACTCAACATCCTTATCACCAACAATCAGAACCTCAACATATCCAGCATCCTGCCCATCAGGATCATCAGTATCACATGCAGCCACAACAACCgcatcagcagcagcaaaccAACTTCCCAGAATCTCCTGAAATTGCCAGTGCTGCTGATTCACATTCTGATCAACCATTTGTGTCTGCCTCACAGACAACTCCAACACAGTTTGAAAATGCTACTTCTGTTAGTGTTGAGGCCCCAGCTGTAAATGTAACTCCTTCTGCTACAGCTCCTGAAGCAGGCAGAATCAGTCCCCTGACTACTCAGACTGCTGCGATGACCATAGAAGATTCAGCGGAACCTTCCATCTCTCCTTCAGTCACCACTGCTGCAAATCAAGAGGTTCATCTATCAGAGGAACAGGAAAGTATGTCGTCTCCTGTCTTGTCTATTGGTGATGATTCCAGAGGAACAGCTACGGCCCCAGTAGACAAATTGCAGGGGACCATTCAGCCGATGAAGATGCCTCAAATTCCGCAAGTGCAGCCTCACATTCCAATGCAAGTGCAACCGCAAGTGCCACCTCAATTACATTTACAAGTTACATCACAGGGGCAGCCACAAGTACCACCTCAGGTCCCGCCACATGTACCTTCACAGGGACAGCCACAAGTACCACCTCAAGTGCATCAGCATGTGTCAACGCAGGGGCCACCACAGTTACCACCTCAGGTCCAGTCACAAGTACAGCCGCAAGGACCACCACAGTTGCAGCCTCAAGCACCATCACAGATGCAGTCACAAATACCACCACAGTTGCAGCCACAAGGACCATCAAAGAGTCAGACACAGTTTGCTCCACAGATCCAAGCTCAAGCACAATCACACATGCCAACACAAGCTACAGGAGCTGCTGGTCAGCCATCACTTAATCAGCCTGCAATCAGTCAGCCGTTAATTAATGAAAGAGTAGTCAACCAACCTGCGATGAACCAGCCGGGTACCTGCCAGTCTCAAGTCATATTTCCACAGTTGAGTAAAAATAAGAATGACCAGAAGTGTCCAGTTTCCATTGCTGTTGAACATGGAAGCCTAGCTGACATTACTTTTATGTCAGATGAGATTCAACCCAATGTAGATCCACAAGAAGGTGTGGATTTTGTATCAGGTCCTACGCTTGCTGTGATAAGTAACCCTATTATCTCTCAGGATATTCTTCCCCAAAATGTCCCTTTCATAGTGACTTCCTCGACGTCTGCTGGTAATACACTTTCTGGAATAAGCAGCATGGGCATAGTTCCTACACAGCCTTTACCAGATACTGGGATCGTTAGTGTTGCTGGTGATAGCGGAGTGCCAATACCCAGTACATCATCTGCATCTGTTGCCAGTTCTACACTGTCAGAAGTCAGTAAAGCTGAAGTTGTGATGCCACAGATTATTGCCAACACTGCCCCTGTTGGTGCATGGGCTCAGAAGAAGAGTTGGTCTCAGTTTTTCAAACCATGTGATGAGGGTGCTGCTAAACAAGTTGCATATGTGGCACCATTCAATCAAGAGATGGAAAAACCACCAGAGGAAATTGCTATACCTGTGGACACAGTGGAACACAAGATGCTCATTCGACCCCTTGCTGAGGCTGATTTGGACAAGGCAAAAATTGGAGGTACGTTCATTTCATTTATGATGAAAACATAATCAAACCTAtgtatgtgtttctctctctctctctctctctctctctctctctctctctctctctc
This genomic window from Panulirus ornatus isolate Po-2019 chromosome 62, ASM3632096v1, whole genome shotgun sequence contains:
- the LOC139745806 gene encoding uncharacterized protein isoform X3 produces the protein MQTSPTPSPPPPLLLQVKEDEIHEEHIPCNTTQEEFIGSNTFIPDGGYADDGKVSVMDGSATPPPEATSVTSTANSATTTTTTIALTTSGAGTEVVSVRSFSVPPPSVAGQGQLGVQQGGQQTGQVYQPYPAASPNNPPMYNPHMPPPSHPQPPPSNVYTQIPPPPVLPHGATVYVANCHVNLSPYGGAQTQVPVLTSTPGPSQSPPPPALVPSIPIMQEPAAVHIPPVKSIPEGKPEYESRRYEPFRLNHRGRGRGRGRGKRINAERSNSVNSEHSGYGGDKHYPENLGPPPYGAMPGQYVYPNVQYPLRGGGYPPYPNVPAAQTVQGLPLMYSQPQQYSQYVQYQAHSSGHLVPYQQQPGPPGAQHPTALQHMHHQHPHQLPHQPPHHQQPPHHQQQHTQHPYHQQSEPQHIQHPAHQDHQYHMQPQQPHQQQQTNFPESPEIASAADSHSDQPFVSASQTTPTQFENATSVSVEAPAVNVTPSATAPEAGRISPLTTQTAAMTIEDSAEPSISPSVTTAANQEVHLSEEQESMSSPVLSIGDDSRGTATAPVDKLQGTIQPMKMPQIPQVQPHIPMQVQPQVPPQLHLQVTSQGQPQVPPQVPPHVPSQGQPQVPPQVHQHVSTQGPPQLPPQVQSQVQPQGPPQLQPQAPSQMQSQIPPQLQPQGPSKSQTQFAPQIQAQAQSHMPTQATGAAGQPSLNQPAISQPLINERVVNQPAMNQPGTCQSQVIFPQLSKNKNDQKCPVSIAVEHGSLADITFMSDEIQPNVDPQEGVDFVSGPTLAVISNPIISQDILPQNVPFIVTSSTSAGNTLSGISSMGIVPTQPLPDTGIVSVAGDSGVPIPSTSSASVASSTLSEVSKAEVVMPQIIANTAPVGAWAQKKSWSQFFKPCDEGAAKQVAYVAPFNQEMEKPPEEIAIPVDTVEHKMLIRPLAEADLDKAKIGEMLREYIQDHHHAALQPRGLINKGYWCYVNAPLQALLACPPFYNLMRNIPNIAGLKKGKSSTPVIDSIVEYIHEFSDMAPILKPCKKDKTNGAIRKEPEIVTGTPFEPSYVYKMLATLNGDMFTDGRQQDAEEMLSFVLNGLHEEMVEALKLAGEINPPPPSSNNSINGDSSTSDHEEMSDDSDEWQVMGPRKRCCVTRTASFSPSPISGIFWGQLRSVLHQAGGHTTANLQPFTTLPLDIQSTKVESVRDALEQLVSREEIPDYTDSKTNQDVTVFKQVLLEHLPNVLILQLKRFIYDVDGGLQKIIKKVTFPIDLEITKELMSSHSRGKFSPLQRKYKLLAVVYHDGKEANKGHYVADTYHGGYNCWLRYDDSCVKVIPEAGVVRHVSPRVPYLLFYRRGDTMVGPSSKTKL
- the LOC139745806 gene encoding uncharacterized protein isoform X2; this translates as MSSSSQDFQFLDLTGVCEDECEHLLALFTVDNPAVQVLAPDVHLGGQKFGIVSESMQTSPTPSPPPPLLLQVKEDEIHEEHIPCNTTQEEFIGSNTFIPDGGYADDGKVSVMDGSATPPPEATSVTSTANSATTTTTTIALTTSGAGTEVVSVRSFSVPPPSVAGQGQLGVQQGGQQTGQVYQPYPAASPNNPPMYNPHMPPPSHPQPPPSNVYTQIPPPPVLPHGATVYVANCHVNLSPYGGAQTQVPVLTSTPGPSQSPPPPALVPSIPIMQEPAAVHIPPVKSIPEGKPEYESRRYEPFRLNHRGRGRGRGRGKRINAERSNSVNSEHSGYGGDKHYPENLGPPPYGAMPGQYVYPNVQYPLRGGGYPPYPNVPAAQTVQGLPLMYSQPQQYSQYVQYQAHSSGHLVPYQQQPGPPGAQHPTALQHMHHQHPHQLPHQPPHHQQPPHHQQQHTQHPYHQQSEPQHIQHPAHQDHQYHMQPQQPHQQQQTNFPESPEIASAADSHSDQPFVSASQTTPTQFENATSVSVEAPAVNVTPSATAPEAGRISPLTTQTAAMTIEDSAEPSISPSVTTAANQEVHLSEEQESMSSPVLSIGDDSRGTATAPVDKLQGTIQPMKMPQIPQVQPHIPMQVQPQVPPQLHLQVTSQGQPQVPPQVPPHVPSQGQPQVPPQVHQHVSTQGPPQLPPQVQSQVQPQGPPQLQPQAPSQMQSQIPPQLQPQGPSKSQTQFAPQIQAQAQSHMPTQATGAAGQPSLNQPAISQPLINERVVNQPAMNQPGTCQSQVIFPQLSKNKNDQKCPVSIAVEHGSLADITFMSDEIQPNVDPQEGVDFVSGPTLAVISNPIISQDILPQNVPFIVTSSTSAGNTLSGISSMGIVPTQPLPDTGIVSVAGDSGVPIPSTSSASVASSTLSEVSKAEVVMPQIIANTAPVGAWAQKKSWSQFFKPCDEGAAKQVAYVAPFNQEMEKPPEEIAIPVDTVEHKMLIRPLAEADLDKAKIGEMLREYIQDHHHAALQPRGLINKGYWCYVNAPLQALLACPPFYNLMRNIPNIAGLKKGKSSTPVIDSIVEYIHEFSDMAPILKPCKKDKTNGAIRKEPEIVTGTPFEPSYVYKMLATLNGDMFTDGRQQDAEEMLSFVLNGLHEEMVEALKLAGEINPPPPSSNNSINGDSSTSDHEEMSDDSDEWQVMGPRKRCCVTRTASFSPSPISGIFWGQLRSVLHQAGGHTTANLQPFTTLPLDIQSTKVESVRDALEQLVSREEIPDYTDSKTNQDVTVFKQVLLEHLPNVLILQLKRFIYDVDGGLQKIIKKVTFPIDLEITKELMSSHSRGKFSPLQRKYKLLAVVYHDGKEANKGHYVADTYHGGYNCWLRYDDSCVKVIPEAGVVRHVSPRVPYLLFYRRGDTMVGPSSKTKL
- the LOC139745806 gene encoding uncharacterized protein isoform X1 codes for the protein MSSSSQSICFLNLQDFQFLDLTGVCEDECEHLLALFTVDNPAVQVLAPDVHLGGQKFGIVSESMQTSPTPSPPPPLLLQVKEDEIHEEHIPCNTTQEEFIGSNTFIPDGGYADDGKVSVMDGSATPPPEATSVTSTANSATTTTTTIALTTSGAGTEVVSVRSFSVPPPSVAGQGQLGVQQGGQQTGQVYQPYPAASPNNPPMYNPHMPPPSHPQPPPSNVYTQIPPPPVLPHGATVYVANCHVNLSPYGGAQTQVPVLTSTPGPSQSPPPPALVPSIPIMQEPAAVHIPPVKSIPEGKPEYESRRYEPFRLNHRGRGRGRGRGKRINAERSNSVNSEHSGYGGDKHYPENLGPPPYGAMPGQYVYPNVQYPLRGGGYPPYPNVPAAQTVQGLPLMYSQPQQYSQYVQYQAHSSGHLVPYQQQPGPPGAQHPTALQHMHHQHPHQLPHQPPHHQQPPHHQQQHTQHPYHQQSEPQHIQHPAHQDHQYHMQPQQPHQQQQTNFPESPEIASAADSHSDQPFVSASQTTPTQFENATSVSVEAPAVNVTPSATAPEAGRISPLTTQTAAMTIEDSAEPSISPSVTTAANQEVHLSEEQESMSSPVLSIGDDSRGTATAPVDKLQGTIQPMKMPQIPQVQPHIPMQVQPQVPPQLHLQVTSQGQPQVPPQVPPHVPSQGQPQVPPQVHQHVSTQGPPQLPPQVQSQVQPQGPPQLQPQAPSQMQSQIPPQLQPQGPSKSQTQFAPQIQAQAQSHMPTQATGAAGQPSLNQPAISQPLINERVVNQPAMNQPGTCQSQVIFPQLSKNKNDQKCPVSIAVEHGSLADITFMSDEIQPNVDPQEGVDFVSGPTLAVISNPIISQDILPQNVPFIVTSSTSAGNTLSGISSMGIVPTQPLPDTGIVSVAGDSGVPIPSTSSASVASSTLSEVSKAEVVMPQIIANTAPVGAWAQKKSWSQFFKPCDEGAAKQVAYVAPFNQEMEKPPEEIAIPVDTVEHKMLIRPLAEADLDKAKIGEMLREYIQDHHHAALQPRGLINKGYWCYVNAPLQALLACPPFYNLMRNIPNIAGLKKGKSSTPVIDSIVEYIHEFSDMAPILKPCKKDKTNGAIRKEPEIVTGTPFEPSYVYKMLATLNGDMFTDGRQQDAEEMLSFVLNGLHEEMVEALKLAGEINPPPPSSNNSINGDSSTSDHEEMSDDSDEWQVMGPRKRCCVTRTASFSPSPISGIFWGQLRSVLHQAGGHTTANLQPFTTLPLDIQSTKVESVRDALEQLVSREEIPDYTDSKTNQDVTVFKQVLLEHLPNVLILQLKRFIYDVDGGLQKIIKKVTFPIDLEITKELMSSHSRGKFSPLQRKYKLLAVVYHDGKEANKGHYVADTYHGGYNCWLRYDDSCVKVIPEAGVVRHVSPRVPYLLFYRRGDTMVGPSSKTKL